A single region of the Pelobates fuscus isolate aPelFus1 chromosome 4, aPelFus1.pri, whole genome shotgun sequence genome encodes:
- the LOC134609127 gene encoding patched domain-containing protein 3, with protein sequence MAGFHTDCIEKPLSRGFRQLGWLIGRYPWWFLVIPILVSAGLGAGFYFLPQREAYDIEEQFTPIGGPAKKERDFIKTHFPVNDTGQFSATRLYTEGSFVSLIAVSLFDNVLTANTFRELLKLDEKVRSLNVSTSDLGKEENLTFSQLCAEIQGLQCLDSNPLLSAVQSNPDKIETIYVTYPMFQNTFLGTYLGGVMLGPEEIVQKARAVRLVYYLREDSGQDKAKSLLWINHFINSIPNEISTLNLTNIEVSYFTSVSRQTEFEDATKSVIPLYSITYFVTITFSIMSCTRMDSVRNKVWVASFGVISAGLAVLCSFGLLLFCGVTFVVTVSNAPFLILGVGVDDMFIMISSWQQTQVKKSVEERMADTYAEAAVSITITTLTDVLAFYIGIMTTFGSVQSFCIYTGTALVFCFIYNLTCFGAFLALNGRREESNRHWLVCKKVEKHADSERSAFYKACCVGGAYDQTTGKEVEHLATGFFHKYYGPFLTNIWVKIMVVMLYGGYLASGIYGCLQVQEGIDLSNLASDDSYVSSFYDKEEKYFSEYGPRVMVAITKEVPYWNSDVRNKIERCMESFENNSYVNKAFSESWLRVYVTVAERFNLDLNNQNYFIGNVSRLFVIFPEFQQDMQLELDVIKASRFFIQTVNVTTAVDEKNMLIQLRDIAKDCDIPLLVYHPAFIYFDQYTVIIQNTIQNVLVAAAAMFVISILLIPNPLCALWVTFAIASIIVGVTGFMSYWQVNLDSISMINLVICIGFSVDFSAHISYAYVSNKKPKANDRIIDALHSLGYPILQGGLSTILGVVALSASASYIFRTFFKIIFLVIAFGMLHGLVFLPVFLTLFGNCGKKPKVDKSDHELCTGTIKNPHSLDFSGDHQGQNDNSSHYKFQNRYRSDPDCP encoded by the exons ATGGCTGGCTTCCATACAGATTGTATAGAGAAACCTCTCTCCCGTGGTTTCAGGCAACTAGGATGGCTGATTGGCAGATACCCCTGGTGGTTTCTTGTGATTCCTATCCTTGTATCTGCAGGGCTAGGagctggtttttattttttaccacagaGAGAAGCATATGACATAGAAGAGCAATTTACACCTATCGGAGGACCAGCCAAGAAAGAGAGAGACTTTATAAAAACACATTTCCCAGTCAACGACACTGGACAGTTTTCTGCTACACGACTTTATACAGAAGGTTCTTTTGTTTCGTTGATTGCAGTCAGTTTGTTTGATAACGTTCTGACAGCAAACACATTTAGAGAACTCTTGAAATTGGACGAGAAGGTGAGAAGTTTGAATGTCTCAACGTCAGATCTTGGGAAGGAAGAGAACCTTACTTTTTCCCAGCTGTGTGCAGAGATCCAGGGTCTCCAATGTCTTGACTCAAACCCTTTGCTAAGTGCAGTGCAAAGTAACCCTGATAAAATAGAGACAATCTATGTGACTTATCCAATGTTCCAGAATACATTTCTGGGGACGTATCTTGGAGGAGTCATGCTGGGCCCAGAAGAAATTGTACAGAAAGCCCGTGCAGTGAGATTAGTGTATTACCTGAGAGAAGACAGTGGTCAAGACAAAGCTAAAAGCTTACTATGGATCAACCACTTCATCAATTCCATCCCAAATGAAATCAGTACATTGAATTTGACAAATATAGAG gtaTCTTATTTCACTTcagtgtccagacaaacagaatttGAAGATGCCACAAAATCTGTGATCCCTCTATATTCCATTACATATTTTGTGACTATAACATTTTCTATCATGTCATGCACAAG AATGGACAGTGTGAGAAACAAGGTGTGGGTCGCTTCCTTTGGAGTAATTTCAGCTGGGTTAGCGGTCCTGTGTAGTTTCGGTTTGCTGTTATTTTGTGGGGTTACTTTCGTTGTTACAGTATCCAATGCCCCGTTTCTTATTTTAG GTGTTGGAGTGGATGATATGTTCATTATGATTTCAAGCTGGCAGCAAACTCAAGTTAAGAAGTCTGTCGAAGAAAGAATGGCGGACACATATGCAGAAGCGGCTGTATCAATTACTATAACGACTCTTACTGATGTTCTTGCCTTTTACATAGGAATTATGACAACTTTTGGATCAGTGCAGTCATTTTGTATATATACTGGAACTgccttagtgttttgttttatatataacctTACCTGttttggtgcatttttggctctcaatGGCAGAAGGGAAGAGAGTAATAGGCATTGGTTGGTTTGtaaaaaagtagaaaaacatGCTGACAGCGAACGTTCGGCTTTCTACAAAGCCTGTTGTGTTGGGGGAGCATATGACCAGACAACAGGTAAGGAGGTAGAACATCTGGCTACTGGCTTTTTCCATAAATATTATGGGCCATTTCTCACAAACATCTGGGTCAAAATTATGGTTGTCATGTTGTATGGTGGATATTTAGCCAGTGGTATTTATGGGTGTCTTCAAGTACAGGAAGGAATTGACCTAAGTAATTTGGCTTCTGACGATTCTTATGTATCTTCATTTTATGACAAAGAGGAAAAATACTTTTCAGAGTATGGTCCGAGAGTTATGGTTGCTATTACCAAAGAGGTCCCATACTGGAATTCAGATGTTCGTAATAAAATCGAACGTTGCATGGAATCGTTTGAAAATAATTCCTATGTTAACAAAGCATTTTCTGAGTCATGGCTGAGAGTATATGTTACTGTTGCAGAACGATTTAATCTGGACTTAAACAATCAGAATTATTTTATTGGAAATGTCAGTAGGTTGTTTGTTATTTTCCCTGAATTTCAGCAAGATATGCAATTGGAATTGGATGTCATAAAAGCTTCACGTTTTTTTATTCAGACTGTTAATGTAACCACTGCAGTTgatgaaaaaaatatgttaatccAGCTCAGAGATATAGCAAAGGACTGTGATATTCCATTATTGGTATATCATccagcatttatatattttgaccAATATACGGTTATCATTCAGAACACTATTCAAAATGTCCTTGTGGCTGCTGCCGCTATGTTTGTTATCTCGATACTCTTAATTCCAAACCCACTCTGTGCACTGTGGGTGACTTTCGCAATCGCCTCCATCATTGTTGGTGTCACTGGTTTCATGTCTTACTGGCAGGTAAATCTAGATTCTATATCAATGATCAACCTTGTTATTTGTATCGGGTTTTCAGTTGACTTCTCAGCTCATATTTCATACGCTTATGTTTCCAACAAGAAACCAAAGGCAAATGACAGAATAATCGATGCCCTGCATTCTCTGGGTTACCCCATTTTACAGGGAGGTTTATCAACAATCTTGGGGGTGGTTGCACTTTCTGCCTCAGCGAGTTATATCTTTAGAACTTTTTTTAAGATAATTTTTCTTGTCATTGCGTTTGGCATGCTCCATGGGCTAGTTTTTCTGCCGGTGTTTTTAACTCTGTTTGGAAATTGTGGAAAAAAACCTAAGGTTGATAAGTCAGATCATGAGCTGTGCACTGGTACAATTAAAAATCCACACAGCCTTGATTTTTCAGGAGACCATCAGGGACAAAATGACAATAGCTCACATTACAAGTTTCAAAACCGATACAGGTCTGATCCTGACTGCCCATAG